One genomic window of Arachis stenosperma cultivar V10309 chromosome 10, arast.V10309.gnm1.PFL2, whole genome shotgun sequence includes the following:
- the LOC130957183 gene encoding uncharacterized protein LOC130957183 has protein sequence MDEFFEHTHTRKEDRTQWVDEHSRKTKDIFQERMFQADQERQAAIEAGVIDPPPVSEESIWIETVGGKRRGRVYGMGEVRDSSMVRPRVDGPTTTTSADVLDLRERIIILNREVEQYAAKYRELEDRYQREKREWQQTVESLREDLNISNSQMDQFSHQLSSLTEYVRAMGPSSSGSRVPPPPPFTFPSSQKSTAPAPVPTPTPGRKLPPILQRPGQPQSSQREDDSNDDFDDSDDYLDEYE, from the exons ATGGATGAGTTTTTTGAGCACACTCATACTCGCAAAGAGGATAGGACTCAATGGGTTGATGAACACTCCCGAAAGACAAAG GATATATTTCAAGAGCGTATGTTTCAGGCTGACCAAGAGCGGCAGGCTGCTATAGAGGCTGGTGTAATTGATCCACCGCCTGTCTCTGAGGAAAGCATATGGATTGAGACAGTGGGTGGAAAACGAAGAGGTAGGGTATATGGCATGGGTGAGGTAAGGGACTCTTCCATGGTGCGGCCTCGAGTTGATGGGCCAACCACGACCACCAGCGCTGATGTTTTGGATCTTAGAGAACGAATCATAATACTCAATAGGGAAGTTGAACAATATGCCGCTAAATATAGAGAGCTTGAAGACCGCTACCAAAGGGAGAAAAGAGAGTGGCAACAGACTGTTGAATCCTTGCGTGAGGATCTCAACATCAGTAACTCACAGATGGATCAATTTAGTCATCAGTTGAGCAGTTTGACTGAGTATGTGAGAGCCATGGGTCCTAGTAGTTCTGGATCACGTGTTCCCCCACCTCCTCCTTTTACTTTCCCAAGCTCTCAGAAAAGCACAGCCCCAGCCCCAGTCCCAACCCCAACCCCAGGTAGAAAACTTCCACCTATTCTGCAGCGACCAGGACAACCACAGAGTTCTCAAAGGGAGGATGATTCTAACGACGATTTTGATGACTCAGATGATTATTTAGACGAGTATGAGTAG